A portion of the Streptomyces platensis genome contains these proteins:
- a CDS encoding ABC transporter permease, with protein sequence MTAALPRPGHEDDRPAAADRLLVRRPGPRELRPGRTHRRRRTLEISLAAAVPLLLVLLWQLAADRSWLDARIYPAPSTILADGWDRALAGELWPDVGATLRRVLAGYAAGTVAGYLLGLLMGSLSLVRAALEPLLDALYVVPKLALLPVFLNMFGLGEGPQVALVATTVFFFVWISTMAAVLAIPSGHRDAGQVFGAGPWQMFRHVLLPASLPAVLVGARIAAGVAVLVIVASEQIAATDGLGHLIFDSRALFQNDVMFVGIVCVAVLGVLFSELVRLAGRFLTPWAPRDRGRPRS encoded by the coding sequence ATGACCGCCGCCCTGCCCCGGCCCGGCCACGAGGACGACCGGCCGGCCGCGGCCGACCGCCTCCTCGTCCGCCGCCCCGGCCCCCGGGAACTGCGCCCCGGACGCACCCACCGCCGCCGGCGCACCCTGGAGATCTCGCTGGCCGCCGCCGTACCGCTGCTGCTCGTGCTGCTGTGGCAGCTGGCCGCCGACCGGTCCTGGCTCGACGCCCGCATCTACCCCGCCCCGTCGACGATCCTGGCCGACGGCTGGGACCGCGCCCTGGCCGGCGAGCTGTGGCCGGATGTCGGGGCCACGCTCCGGCGCGTCCTGGCCGGCTATGCCGCCGGGACCGTCGCCGGCTATCTCCTGGGCCTGCTGATGGGCTCACTGTCACTCGTACGGGCCGCCCTCGAACCCCTCCTGGACGCCCTGTACGTGGTCCCCAAGCTGGCCCTGCTGCCGGTCTTCCTCAACATGTTCGGGCTCGGCGAGGGCCCGCAGGTCGCCCTGGTCGCCACCACCGTCTTCTTCTTCGTCTGGATCTCGACCATGGCGGCAGTACTGGCCATCCCCTCCGGCCACCGCGACGCCGGCCAGGTCTTCGGCGCGGGCCCCTGGCAGATGTTCCGGCACGTCCTGCTGCCCGCCTCGCTGCCCGCCGTCCTCGTGGGCGCCCGGATCGCCGCGGGCGTGGCCGTCCTGGTCATCGTCGCCTCGGAACAGATCGCCGCCACCGACGGCCTCGGGCATCTGATCTTCGACTCCCGCGCCCTGTTCCAGAACGACGTGATGTTCGTCGGCATCGTCTGTGTGGCCGTCCTCGGTGTGCTCTTCTCCGAGCTCGTACGGCTGGCCGGGCGCTTCCTCACCCCCTGGGCACCCCGCGACCGAGGCCGCCCCCGGAGCTGA
- a CDS encoding ABC transporter ATP-binding protein: protein MGEPPPSSAPHHPAAAPATPPALRARALARSFGRGRKALAALGPVDTEIAPGECVCVVGPSGCGKSTLLRIAAGLLRPSAGELELRVSAGRPAAMIFQDYGIYDWKTVLGNVRFGLDLQRVPRREADERARSWLARMGLADFAGAYPATLSGGMRQRVALARALAVDPGILLMDEPFAALDAQLRTVLQDELLDLTQTTRTTTLFITHSLEEALVLGDRVLVMSARPGRIIAERRPPFGRPRTGEVRATPEFTALKAELWQLLREEVDRGGPAHRTTEGAVPA, encoded by the coding sequence GTGGGAGAGCCGCCCCCGTCATCCGCGCCCCACCACCCGGCCGCCGCCCCCGCCACTCCACCCGCCCTGCGCGCCCGCGCCCTGGCCCGCTCCTTCGGCCGCGGCCGCAAGGCGCTGGCCGCCCTCGGCCCCGTCGATACCGAGATCGCGCCGGGCGAATGCGTCTGCGTCGTCGGCCCCTCCGGCTGCGGGAAGTCGACCCTGCTGCGCATCGCCGCCGGGCTGCTGCGCCCCAGTGCGGGCGAACTGGAACTCCGGGTGAGCGCCGGCCGCCCGGCCGCGATGATCTTCCAGGACTACGGCATCTACGACTGGAAGACGGTGCTGGGCAATGTCCGCTTCGGCCTCGATCTCCAGCGCGTTCCCCGTAGGGAGGCCGATGAACGGGCCCGCTCGTGGCTCGCCCGTATGGGACTCGCCGACTTCGCCGGTGCCTACCCGGCCACGCTCTCCGGCGGTATGCGCCAGCGCGTCGCCCTGGCCCGCGCCCTCGCCGTGGACCCCGGGATCCTGCTGATGGACGAGCCGTTCGCGGCCCTCGACGCCCAGCTGCGCACGGTCCTCCAGGACGAACTGCTCGACCTCACCCAGACCACCCGCACCACCACCCTCTTCATCACCCACAGCCTCGAAGAGGCCCTGGTCCTGGGTGACCGGGTCCTGGTGATGTCCGCCCGCCCCGGCCGGATCATCGCCGAACGCCGCCCGCCGTTCGGCCGCCCGCGCACCGGCGAGGTCCGCGCCACCCCCGAATTCACCGCCCTCAAGGCGGAGTTGTGGCAGCTGCTGCGTGAGGAGGTCGACCGGGGCGGCCCCGCGCACCGCACCACCGAGGGGGCCGTCCCCGCATGA
- a CDS encoding Fur family transcriptional regulator: MSDLLERLRGRGWRLTAQRRVVAEVLDGDHVHYTADEVHARATARLPEISRATVYNTLGELVSLGEVLEVSTDGRAKRYDPNAHHEHQHLVCSQCGTIRDVHVQGDPLSALPEPERYGFQVSEVTVTYRGICPTCSASS; this comes from the coding sequence ATGAGTGACCTGCTTGAACGGCTCCGGGGACGCGGCTGGCGGCTGACCGCGCAGCGACGCGTCGTCGCCGAGGTCCTCGACGGGGACCACGTCCACTACACCGCCGACGAAGTGCACGCGCGGGCAACCGCCCGGCTGCCCGAGATCTCCCGCGCGACGGTCTACAACACCCTGGGCGAGCTGGTGTCGCTCGGCGAGGTGCTCGAAGTGAGCACCGACGGCCGGGCCAAGCGCTACGACCCCAATGCCCACCACGAGCACCAGCACCTGGTCTGCTCGCAGTGCGGCACGATCCGGGACGTCCACGTCCAGGGCGACCCGCTGTCCGCCCTGCCCGAGCCGGAGCGCTACGGCTTCCAGGTATCCGAGGTCACCGTGACCTACCGGGGCATCTGCCCCACGTGCAGCGCCTCGTCCTGA
- a CDS encoding catalase, whose product MSVESTTGPLTTESGAPVGDNQNSETAGIGGPGLIQDQLLIEKLAHFNRERIPERIVHARGAGAYGTFTVTADVTRYTRAAFLSEVGKQTETFLRFSTVAGNLGSADAVRDPRGFALKFYTEEGNYDLVGNNTPVFFIKDAIKFPDFIHTQKRDPYTGSQEADNVWDFWGLSPEATHQVTWLFGDRGIPASYRHMNGYGSHTFQWNNEAGEVFWVKYHFKTDQGIKNLTTSEAAETSGLDPDSHQRDLRESIERGDFPSWTVQVQIMPAAEAATYRFNPFDLTKVWPHEDYPPIEIGKLELNRNPQNIFAEVEQSIFSPHHFVPGIGPSPDKMLQGRLFAYGDAHRYRVGINADHLPVNRPHATEARSHGRDGALYDGRHAGQKNYEPNSFGGPVETGRPLWQPAAVTGPTGEHVAPSHAEDDDFVQAGTLYRLMAEDEKERLIDNLAGFIAQVSRDDIAQRAIENFRKADADYGKRLETAVQALRG is encoded by the coding sequence GTGTCGGTAGAGAGCACCACTGGACCGCTGACCACGGAGTCCGGAGCTCCGGTCGGGGACAATCAGAACAGCGAGACGGCGGGCATCGGCGGACCCGGCCTCATCCAGGACCAGCTCCTGATCGAGAAGCTCGCGCACTTCAACCGGGAGCGCATCCCGGAGCGCATCGTGCACGCCCGCGGCGCCGGTGCGTACGGCACCTTCACGGTCACCGCGGACGTGACCCGGTACACCCGCGCCGCGTTCCTCTCCGAGGTCGGCAAGCAGACCGAGACGTTCCTGCGCTTCTCCACCGTCGCGGGCAACCTCGGCTCCGCCGACGCGGTGCGTGACCCGCGCGGCTTCGCGCTGAAGTTCTACACCGAAGAGGGCAACTACGACCTCGTCGGCAACAACACCCCGGTGTTCTTCATCAAGGACGCCATCAAGTTCCCGGACTTCATCCACACCCAGAAGCGCGACCCGTACACCGGCTCACAGGAGGCGGACAACGTCTGGGACTTCTGGGGCCTGTCGCCCGAGGCCACCCACCAGGTCACCTGGCTGTTCGGCGACCGCGGCATCCCCGCGTCCTACCGCCACATGAACGGCTACGGCTCGCACACCTTCCAGTGGAACAACGAGGCCGGCGAGGTCTTCTGGGTCAAGTACCACTTCAAGACCGACCAGGGCATCAAGAACCTCACCACCTCCGAGGCGGCCGAGACCTCCGGCCTCGACCCGGACAGCCACCAGCGCGATCTGCGCGAGTCCATCGAGCGCGGTGACTTCCCGAGCTGGACCGTCCAGGTGCAGATCATGCCCGCGGCCGAGGCGGCCACCTACCGCTTCAACCCCTTCGACCTGACCAAGGTCTGGCCGCACGAGGACTACCCGCCGATCGAGATCGGCAAGCTGGAGCTCAACCGCAACCCGCAGAACATCTTCGCCGAGGTCGAGCAGTCGATCTTCTCCCCGCACCACTTCGTGCCGGGCATCGGCCCGTCCCCCGACAAGATGCTCCAGGGCCGTCTCTTCGCGTACGGCGACGCCCACCGCTACCGCGTCGGCATCAACGCCGACCACCTGCCGGTGAACCGCCCGCACGCCACCGAGGCGCGCAGCCACGGCCGGGACGGCGCGCTCTACGACGGCCGGCACGCCGGACAGAAGAACTACGAGCCCAACAGCTTCGGCGGCCCGGTCGAGACCGGCCGTCCGCTGTGGCAGCCGGCCGCCGTGACCGGCCCCACCGGCGAGCATGTCGCGCCCTCGCACGCGGAGGACGACGACTTCGTCCAGGCCGGCACCCTCTACCGCCTGATGGCGGAGGACGAGAAGGAGCGCCTGATCGACAACCTGGCGGGCTTCATCGCCCAGGTCTCCCGCGACGACATCGCCCAGCGGGCGATCGAGAACTTCCGCAAGGCGGACGCGGACTACGGCAAGCGACTGGAAACCGCGGTCCAGGCCCTGCGCGGCTGA
- a CDS encoding CBS domain-containing protein → MFVKDAMSTVVLTIGPAHTLRQAAQLMAARRLGAAVVLDNDNSGIGILTERDILNSLGAGENPDRETAQTHTTSDVVFAAPDWTLDNAADAMVRGGFRHLIVLNDQEPVGVVSVRDIIRCWSTATERARPVPA, encoded by the coding sequence ATGTTCGTCAAAGACGCCATGAGCACGGTGGTCCTCACCATCGGGCCCGCTCACACCCTCCGCCAGGCGGCGCAGCTGATGGCGGCCCGCCGCCTCGGCGCGGCCGTGGTCCTCGACAACGACAACAGCGGCATCGGCATCCTCACCGAGCGCGACATCCTCAACTCCCTCGGCGCGGGCGAGAACCCCGACCGCGAGACCGCCCAGACCCATACGACCTCGGACGTGGTCTTCGCCGCTCCGGACTGGACCCTCGACAATGCCGCGGACGCCATGGTGCGCGGCGGCTTCCGCCATCTGATCGTGCTCAACGACCAGGAACCGGTCGGCGTGGTCTCCGTACGCGACATCATCCGCTGCTGGTCGACCGCCACGGAACGAGCCCGCCCCGTACCCGCCTGA
- the hisN gene encoding histidinol-phosphatase yields the protein MPDYHDDLRLGHVLADAADAATMERFKALDLKVETKPDMTPVSEADKAAEELIRGQLQRARPRDAVLGEEFGSEGAGPRRWVIDPIDGTKNYVRGVPVWATLIALMERGEGGDRPVVGIVSAPALNRRWWAADGLGAFTGRSLTSATRLQVSQVGRIQDASFAYSSLTGWEERGKLPSFLDLSRDCWRTRGYGDFWPYMMIAEGSVDICAEPELSLWDMAACAVVVKEAGGQFTGLDGKPGPHSGNAAASNGLLHEDLLGYLGDSPH from the coding sequence ATGCCCGACTATCACGATGATCTTCGCCTCGGCCATGTACTCGCGGACGCCGCGGACGCCGCCACCATGGAGCGCTTCAAGGCCCTCGACCTCAAGGTCGAGACCAAACCGGACATGACACCGGTGAGTGAGGCGGACAAGGCCGCCGAAGAGCTGATCCGCGGCCAGCTCCAGCGGGCCCGGCCACGGGACGCGGTGCTCGGCGAGGAGTTCGGCAGCGAGGGCGCGGGGCCGCGCCGCTGGGTCATCGACCCGATCGACGGCACGAAGAACTATGTCCGCGGGGTCCCGGTCTGGGCGACGCTGATCGCGCTGATGGAGCGCGGAGAAGGCGGTGACCGCCCGGTGGTCGGCATCGTCTCGGCACCGGCGCTCAACCGCCGCTGGTGGGCCGCCGACGGCCTGGGCGCCTTCACCGGCCGCAGCCTGACCTCCGCGACCCGGCTCCAGGTCTCCCAGGTCGGCCGCATCCAGGACGCCTCGTTCGCGTACTCGTCGCTGACCGGCTGGGAGGAGCGCGGCAAGCTGCCCAGCTTCCTCGATCTGAGCCGGGACTGCTGGCGCACCCGGGGCTATGGGGACTTCTGGCCGTACATGATGATCGCCGAGGGTTCGGTGGACATCTGCGCGGAGCCGGAGCTGTCGCTGTGGGACATGGCGGCCTGCGCGGTGGTCGTGAAGGAGGCCGGCGGACAGTTCACCGGCCTGGACGGCAAGCCGGGCCCGCACAGCGGTAACGCGGCGGCCTCGAACGGTCTGCTGCACGAGGATCTGCTGGGTTATCTCGGCGACTCCCCGCACTGA
- a CDS encoding TetR/AcrR family transcriptional regulator: MPAARESLLDAAYTALTERAWTAVRMVDVAAAAGVSRQTLYNEFGSKEGLARALVRRETDNYLAGVARALSQGSPAAGARRDAAGRVAAAAAWTLRTARANPLVRAVLTGCWSDRLPAPAVAGAAPPPAHRPGIPAQRTAPSGEGPLPGPAELVGRFCDQAVAALRPDWPEEELPALCTACETAARLTLACVVAPVTPRAAPPAGRVPARRARRDLETEAVSRLVRGAFARMPADAQPGERC; encoded by the coding sequence ATGCCCGCAGCGCGTGAATCCTTGCTGGACGCCGCCTACACGGCGCTGACGGAGCGGGCCTGGACGGCCGTGCGGATGGTCGATGTCGCGGCCGCGGCCGGGGTGTCCCGGCAGACGCTCTACAACGAGTTCGGCAGCAAGGAGGGGCTGGCCCGGGCCCTCGTCCGCCGGGAGACCGACAACTACCTCGCCGGGGTCGCGCGGGCGCTGTCCCAGGGCTCCCCGGCCGCCGGCGCCAGACGCGACGCGGCGGGCCGGGTGGCGGCCGCGGCCGCCTGGACGCTGCGGACCGCGCGCGCCAACCCCCTGGTCAGGGCCGTACTGACCGGGTGCTGGAGCGACCGGCTGCCGGCCCCCGCGGTTGCCGGCGCCGCGCCGCCACCAGCCCACCGGCCGGGCATACCCGCCCAGCGGACCGCGCCGTCGGGCGAAGGGCCGCTGCCCGGCCCGGCCGAGCTCGTCGGCCGCTTCTGCGACCAGGCGGTCGCGGCGCTGCGACCCGACTGGCCCGAGGAAGAGCTGCCCGCCCTGTGCACCGCCTGCGAGACCGCGGCGCGGCTGACCCTGGCCTGTGTGGTCGCGCCCGTGACGCCCAGGGCGGCACCGCCCGCGGGGCGCGTACCGGCCCGGCGGGCGCGCCGGGATCTGGAGACGGAGGCGGTGTCCCGGCTCGTACGGGGCGCCTTCGCCCGGATGCCGGCCGACGCGCAGCCGGGGGAGCGCTGCTGA
- a CDS encoding DMT family transporter codes for MAWLLVVVAGILETGFAVCLKLSHGFTRLFPTIAFAAFALGSFGLLTLALRRLDVGPAYAVWTGIGAAGTAIYGMVFLGDVVSTLKIVSITMVIAGVVGLQLSGSAH; via the coding sequence ATGGCGTGGCTGCTGGTCGTGGTGGCGGGGATCCTGGAGACCGGCTTCGCGGTCTGCCTCAAGCTTTCGCACGGCTTCACCCGCCTGTTCCCGACCATCGCGTTCGCCGCCTTCGCCCTCGGCAGCTTCGGTCTGCTGACGCTGGCGCTGCGCCGGCTCGACGTCGGCCCGGCGTATGCGGTGTGGACCGGTATCGGTGCGGCCGGTACGGCGATCTACGGCATGGTCTTCCTCGGCGATGTGGTCTCCACCCTGAAGATCGTCTCCATCACGATGGTCATCGCCGGGGTGGTCGGACTCCAGCTGTCGGGCTCCGCACACTGA
- the rsgA gene encoding ribosome small subunit-dependent GTPase A has translation MRRYGKNPDEDDIRVRPNPKGNRPRTNIRPKHEDAGEGLVLTVDRGRLTCLIEGRTVTAMKARELGRKSAVVGDRVAVVGDLTGAKDTLARIVRVEPRSSTLRRTADDDDPFERVVVANADQLAIVTALADPEPRPRLIDRCLVAAYDAGLDPLLVLTKSDLASADTLLESYGALGVPYLVTNRDELADGSAAERVRAALTGRMTAFVGHSGVGKTTLVNSLVPERRRAIGHVNAVTGRGRHTTTSALALPLPDDSGWVIDTPGVRSFGLHHVDPSRVIHAFPDLEPGTAECPRACSHDEPDCALDQWVSDGHADPARLYSLRRLLATRERREGD, from the coding sequence ATGCGCCGTTACGGAAAGAACCCCGACGAGGACGACATCCGCGTCCGCCCCAACCCCAAGGGCAACCGCCCCCGCACCAACATCCGCCCCAAGCACGAGGACGCCGGCGAGGGCCTGGTGCTGACCGTCGACCGCGGGCGGCTGACCTGCCTCATCGAGGGCCGTACGGTCACCGCGATGAAGGCCCGCGAACTGGGCCGCAAGAGCGCGGTGGTCGGCGACCGGGTCGCCGTCGTCGGCGATCTGACCGGCGCCAAGGACACCCTCGCCCGGATCGTGCGGGTCGAGCCGCGCTCCTCGACGCTGCGCCGTACGGCCGACGATGACGACCCGTTCGAGCGGGTCGTGGTCGCCAACGCCGACCAGCTCGCGATCGTCACCGCGCTCGCCGACCCCGAGCCGCGCCCCCGGCTCATCGACCGCTGTCTGGTCGCCGCCTACGACGCGGGCCTCGACCCGCTGCTGGTGCTGACCAAGTCCGATCTGGCGTCCGCGGACACCCTGCTGGAGTCCTACGGCGCGCTCGGCGTCCCCTACCTCGTCACCAACCGCGACGAACTCGCCGACGGCAGCGCCGCCGAGCGGGTCAGGGCCGCGCTGACGGGCCGTATGACGGCGTTCGTCGGGCACTCCGGGGTGGGCAAGACCACCCTGGTCAACTCCCTGGTCCCGGAGCGCCGCCGGGCCATCGGCCATGTCAACGCGGTCACCGGCCGCGGGCGGCACACCACCACCTCCGCGCTGGCGCTGCCGCTGCCCGACGACTCGGGCTGGGTCATCGACACCCCCGGCGTCCGCTCCTTCGGGCTGCATCACGTCGACCCGTCCCGGGTCATCCACGCCTTCCCGGACCTGGAGCCGGGCACCGCGGAGTGCCCGCGGGCCTGTAGCCACGACGAACCGGACTGCGCGCTGGACCAGTGGGTCAGCGACGGCCACGCCGATCCGGCCCGCCTCTACTCCCTGCGCCGCCTCCTGGCCACCCGGGAACGACGCGAGGGCGACTGA
- the aroA gene encoding 3-phosphoshikimate 1-carboxyvinyltransferase, whose amino-acid sequence MTESPTHPALWPAPLASGAVDATVTVPGSKSVTNRGLVLAALSAEPGWLRRPLRSRDTLLMAEALRTLGVGIEETASSSSDTAGQPGGGEAWRVIPAGLHGPATIDVGNAGTVMRFLPPVAALADGPIRFDGDPRSYERPLGGVIGALRALGARIDDDNRGALPMTVFGSGGLDGGRVEIDASSSSQFVSALLLSAPRFNQGVEVRHVGAALPSMPHIRMTVDMLRSVGAQVDTPEAGGEPNVWRVTPGALLGRDLVVEPDLSNAQPFLAAALVTGGRVTIPDWPEHTTQPGDALREIFTTMGGSCELTDRGLTFTGTGRIHGIDVDLSEVGELTPGIAAVAALADSPSTLRGVAHLRLHETDRLAALTKELNELGGDVTETADGLHIRPRPLHGGVFHTYEDHRLATAAAVIGLAVDGVQVENVATTAKTLPDFPAMWTDMLDPAAVSARRG is encoded by the coding sequence ATGACCGAGAGCCCCACACATCCCGCCCTGTGGCCCGCCCCCCTCGCCTCCGGGGCCGTCGATGCCACCGTCACCGTGCCCGGCTCCAAATCGGTCACCAACCGCGGCCTGGTCCTGGCCGCCCTCTCCGCCGAGCCCGGCTGGCTGCGCCGGCCGCTGCGCTCCCGTGACACGCTCCTGATGGCCGAGGCCCTGCGCACCCTGGGCGTCGGCATCGAGGAGACCGCTTCCTCCAGCTCGGACACCGCCGGGCAGCCCGGTGGCGGGGAGGCCTGGCGGGTGATCCCGGCGGGCCTGCACGGCCCGGCCACCATCGACGTCGGCAACGCCGGAACGGTCATGCGCTTCCTGCCGCCGGTCGCCGCGCTCGCCGACGGCCCGATCCGCTTCGACGGCGACCCGCGCTCCTACGAGCGTCCGCTCGGCGGCGTGATCGGCGCGCTGCGCGCCCTGGGGGCCCGGATCGACGACGACAACCGCGGGGCGCTGCCCATGACGGTCTTCGGCAGCGGCGGCCTGGACGGCGGCCGGGTCGAGATCGACGCGTCCTCGTCCTCCCAGTTCGTCAGCGCGCTGCTGCTGTCCGCGCCGCGCTTCAACCAGGGCGTCGAGGTCCGGCACGTGGGCGCGGCGCTGCCCTCCATGCCGCACATCCGGATGACCGTCGACATGCTGCGCAGCGTCGGCGCGCAGGTGGACACCCCGGAGGCGGGCGGCGAGCCCAACGTCTGGCGGGTCACCCCGGGCGCGCTGCTCGGCCGCGATCTGGTCGTCGAGCCGGATCTGTCGAACGCCCAGCCGTTCCTCGCCGCGGCGCTGGTCACCGGCGGCCGGGTCACCATCCCGGACTGGCCCGAGCACACCACACAGCCCGGTGACGCGCTGCGCGAGATCTTCACCACCATGGGCGGCTCCTGCGAGCTGACCGACCGGGGGCTGACCTTCACCGGCACCGGCCGGATCCACGGCATCGACGTCGACCTGAGCGAGGTCGGCGAGCTGACCCCCGGCATCGCCGCGGTCGCCGCGCTGGCCGACTCCCCCTCCACGCTGCGCGGGGTGGCGCACCTCCGGCTGCACGAGACCGACCGGCTGGCCGCCCTCACCAAGGAGCTCAACGAGCTCGGCGGCGATGTCACCGAGACCGCGGACGGTCTGCACATCCGCCCGCGCCCGCTGCACGGCGGGGTCTTCCACACCTACGAGGACCACCGGCTGGCCACCGCCGCGGCGGTCATCGGCCTGGCCGTCGACGGCGTGCAGGTGGAGAACGTCGCCACCACCGCCAAGACGCTGCCGGACTTCCCGGCGATGTGGACGGACATGCTCGACCCGGCGGCCGTGTCCGCCCGGAGAGGCTGA
- a CDS encoding M50 family metallopeptidase — protein MDTDHLTDIWSRVFGTQPDPSLWLVIASAVLALGAVVPRTAWRLARNAVTIAHEGGHGLIALLTGRRLDGIRLHSDTSGLTVSRGKPTGLGMVLTAAAGYIAPSLLGLAGAALLAAGHITALLWGATALLLAMLIMIRNAYGVLTVVLTGAAFVLVSWLTTPDVQAAFAYVVVWFLLLGGVRPPFELQGKRRRGGAVDSDPDQLARLTHVPAAVWLGLFHVVTLCSLIGGGRWLLGL, from the coding sequence ATGGACACCGACCACCTCACGGACATATGGAGCCGCGTGTTCGGGACCCAGCCCGATCCCTCGCTCTGGCTGGTGATCGCCTCGGCGGTGCTCGCGCTGGGCGCCGTCGTCCCGCGCACCGCCTGGCGGCTGGCGCGGAACGCCGTCACCATCGCGCACGAGGGCGGGCACGGGCTGATCGCGCTGCTCACCGGCCGCCGCCTGGACGGCATCCGGCTGCACTCCGACACCTCGGGCCTGACCGTCTCGCGGGGCAAGCCGACCGGTCTGGGCATGGTGCTGACCGCGGCAGCCGGTTACATCGCACCGTCGCTGCTCGGTCTGGCGGGCGCCGCGCTCCTCGCCGCAGGGCACATCACGGCGCTGTTGTGGGGCGCCACCGCGCTGCTCCTGGCGATGCTGATCATGATCCGGAACGCCTATGGCGTGCTCACGGTCGTGCTCACCGGCGCCGCGTTCGTGCTGGTCTCCTGGCTGACGACGCCGGATGTGCAGGCGGCGTTCGCATATGTGGTGGTGTGGTTCCTGCTGCTGGGCGGGGTGCGGCCGCCGTTCGAGCTCCAGGGGAAGCGGCGCCGGGGCGGCGCCGTGGACTCCGATCCGGACCAGCTGGCACGGCTGACCCATGTCCCGGCAGCCGTCTGGCTCGGCCTCTTCCACGTGGTGACGCTGTGCTCGCTGATCGGCGGCGGGCGCTGGCTGCTTGGCCTCTGA
- a CDS encoding SOS response-associated peptidase, with protein sequence MCGRYAASRRPEDLVGLFGVQQWEPTETLAPSWNVAPTAPVHAVLERPLKGAAAGDLPPGGPARQLRALKWGLVPSWSKSPEAAAKMINARAETVHEKPSFRQAFATRRCLLPGDGYFEWVTDPAERQLEEQGKKKRPRKQPYFVTPADGSVMAMAGLYEFWRDRTLPGDHPLAWWVTCTVVTTEAETTPLAGAGGSGPQSLAEIHPRMPLVLTPDRWDAWLDPARTDPDEVRELLTPPPAGLMRAYPVPTGVSNVRNNGPELVTELDGPEVGTLF encoded by the coding sequence ATGTGCGGTAGGTATGCAGCGAGTCGTCGCCCCGAGGACCTGGTGGGACTCTTCGGCGTTCAGCAGTGGGAGCCGACGGAGACCCTCGCGCCCAGTTGGAACGTGGCCCCGACGGCCCCGGTGCACGCGGTGCTCGAACGTCCTCTCAAGGGCGCGGCGGCCGGGGACCTCCCGCCGGGCGGTCCGGCGCGCCAGCTGCGGGCGCTGAAGTGGGGCCTGGTCCCCTCGTGGTCGAAATCACCCGAGGCCGCCGCGAAGATGATCAATGCCCGGGCCGAGACGGTGCACGAGAAGCCGTCCTTCCGGCAGGCCTTCGCGACCCGTCGGTGCCTGCTGCCCGGAGACGGGTATTTCGAGTGGGTCACCGATCCCGCGGAACGGCAGCTGGAGGAGCAGGGCAAGAAGAAGCGGCCCCGTAAGCAGCCGTATTTCGTGACGCCCGCGGACGGCTCCGTGATGGCGATGGCCGGGCTGTACGAGTTCTGGCGGGACCGGACGCTGCCCGGCGATCACCCGCTGGCCTGGTGGGTGACCTGCACCGTGGTCACCACCGAGGCCGAGACCACACCGCTGGCAGGGGCCGGCGGCAGCGGGCCGCAGTCGCTGGCCGAGATCCACCCCCGGATGCCGCTGGTGCTGACCCCGGACCGCTGGGACGCCTGGCTCGACCCGGCCCGTACCGACCCGGACGAGGTACGCGAACTGCTGACGCCGCCGCCGGCCGGGCTGATGCGCGCCTATCCCGTACCGACCGGGGTCAGCAATGTCCGCAACAACGGGCCCGAGCTGGTCACCGAGCTCGACGGGCCCGAGGTCGGCACGCTGTTCTGA
- a CDS encoding alpha/beta family hydrolase: MSTVARETETVATPAGDARITWYRTAEPARAVVALSHGAGGGIEARDLQALAAALPARGYSVALVEQPWRVAGKKVAPAPKTLDTGWTALWPALAKPGLPVVAGGRSAGARVACRTARELGARAVVALSFPLHPPGRPEKSRADELTGAGVPTLVVQGGRDPFGRPEEFPPGTELTEVAHGDHGFAVPKKAGVGEAESMAVITDAVTGWLDGLLG, from the coding sequence ATGAGCACTGTGGCGAGGGAGACCGAGACGGTCGCGACACCGGCGGGCGATGCCCGGATCACCTGGTACCGCACGGCGGAGCCGGCGCGGGCCGTGGTGGCGCTGAGCCATGGCGCCGGCGGCGGCATCGAGGCGCGTGACCTACAGGCGCTGGCGGCCGCGCTGCCGGCCCGCGGCTACTCCGTGGCGCTGGTCGAGCAGCCGTGGCGGGTGGCGGGCAAGAAGGTGGCGCCCGCGCCGAAGACCCTGGACACCGGCTGGACCGCGCTGTGGCCGGCGCTGGCGAAACCGGGGCTCCCGGTGGTCGCCGGCGGCCGGAGCGCCGGGGCCCGGGTGGCCTGCCGTACGGCGCGGGAGCTGGGAGCGCGGGCCGTAGTGGCGCTGAGCTTCCCGCTGCATCCGCCGGGGCGGCCGGAGAAGTCCCGGGCGGACGAGCTGACCGGCGCCGGGGTGCCGACGCTGGTCGTGCAGGGCGGCCGGGACCCGTTCGGCCGCCCGGAGGAGTTCCCGCCGGGCACGGAGCTCACCGAGGTGGCGCACGGTGACCACGGCTTCGCGGTACCGAAGAAGGCGGGCGTCGGGGAGGCGGAGTCGATGGCCGTGATCACGGACGCGGTGACGGGCTGGCTGGACGGGTTGCTGGGCTGA